One genomic region from Streptomyces sp. NBC_00457 encodes:
- a CDS encoding rhodanese-like domain-containing protein, producing MTTTTVNPVLRVAPATPAEAAAHFRASLVFHADVSDVAAALAADGDPGFIVLDSRSTESWDQGHIPGAVHLPTALIPEQAGQLLDKSVPVVTYCWGPGCNGATRAALALAELGYSVKEMLGGFEYWVREGFEFETWHGRERRSADPLTAPMDAEDCGC from the coding sequence ATGACGACCACCACCGTGAACCCCGTCCTCCGCGTCGCCCCCGCCACCCCGGCCGAGGCCGCCGCCCACTTCCGCGCGAGCCTCGTCTTCCACGCCGACGTCTCCGACGTGGCCGCCGCGCTGGCGGCCGACGGCGACCCGGGCTTCATCGTGCTGGATTCCCGTTCCACCGAGTCCTGGGACCAGGGCCATATCCCGGGCGCCGTCCACCTCCCGACCGCGCTCATCCCGGAACAGGCCGGGCAACTCCTCGACAAGTCCGTGCCGGTCGTGACGTACTGCTGGGGCCCTGGCTGCAACGGCGCGACCCGGGCCGCCCTCGCCCTCGCCGAACTCGGCTACTCGGTCAAGGAGATGCTCGGAGGCTTCGAGTACTGGGTGCGCGAGGGCTTCGAGTTCGAGACCTGGCACGGCCGCGAACGCCGCTCCGCCGACCCTCTGACGGCGCCCATGGACGCGGAGGACTGCGGCTGTTGA
- a CDS encoding Lrp/AsnC family transcriptional regulator has translation MTTYSPDATDWRILDVLQREGRASFAELARAVSMSPSAVTERVRRLEEAGVIQGYAAVVDPERLGLPILAFVRLRYPTGNYKPFHDLVAATPEILEAHHVTGDDCFVIKVTARSMRHLEEVSGKIGALGSVTTSVVYSSPLPRRPLGR, from the coding sequence ATGACCACGTATTCGCCGGACGCCACCGACTGGCGCATCCTCGACGTCCTCCAGCGGGAGGGCCGGGCCAGCTTCGCCGAGCTGGCCCGTGCCGTCTCCATGTCGCCGAGCGCGGTCACCGAACGGGTGCGGCGGCTGGAGGAGGCGGGCGTCATCCAGGGCTATGCGGCGGTCGTCGACCCGGAACGGCTCGGGCTGCCGATCCTGGCGTTCGTCCGGCTGCGCTACCCGACCGGCAACTACAAGCCGTTCCACGACCTCGTCGCCGCGACCCCCGAAATCCTGGAGGCCCACCACGTCACGGGCGACGACTGCTTCGTCATCAAGGTCACCGCCCGCTCGATGCGCCACCTGGAGGAGGTCTCCGGGAAGATCGGCGCCCTGGGTTCGGTCACCACGAGCGTCGTGTACTCATCACCCCTGCCCCGGCGCCCGCTCGGCCGCTGA